The Strigops habroptila isolate Jane chromosome 20, bStrHab1.2.pri, whole genome shotgun sequence genome segment AGGTGTGGGTCTGCCCCACAGCATGGGCTCAGCCTCCAGCGGGGGTGTCTTGCAGGTCACATTGTGGGGGGCCATGAGGCTCAGCCCCACTCCCATCCCTACATGGCTTTCCTGAAGGTAGGAACATCGTTCTGTGGAGGCTGCCTGGTGGCGCCGGGCTGGGTGATGACAGCAGCGCACTGCATGGGGTGAGTACTTCAAACAGCACCTCCATCCCCTCCTACCCCCTGACCTGCGAGGTCCATCGCTGGAGTAACCTCGGAGTAGGTTCCTCTTGCTCCTGCATGGAGCAGCTCTCGCAGAAGGGGAGGGTGATGCAGGTGAGCCCCAACGTGGgttctcctccttctcccctctgcTCCATGGGCAGGAATATCACAGTGATCACAACATCCACAAGCCAGAACCGAGCCAGCAGGGCCGGGGAGTCGACAGGTACCACCCGCACCCCAGATATAACCCCAACACCTACTCCAACACTTCATGCTGCTCAAGGCAAGGCCACGGCTCGGGACAGGACATATTCTGCTCTTAGTGCAACCCATCGGTGCTGCTTCTGCCCATGCTGGAGGCAGGAACGGGAGGGAACCATGGGCTTGGAGGCACATTCCCTCCTCATAGGGGCATCCGTACTCACTGTGTGTCCCTCTAGACCTGCACACGAAGCATCCTTGAGCTCTTCTGTTCACAACCATCCCCAAACcccttccttcctgcagctgaCAGCAAAGGCCACTCTCAACAGCTACGTCAAGACCACCCGCTTgcccaaaggcagcagcaaccTCCCGACGGGCACCAAGTGCGGTGTAGCTGGTTGGGGCCTCATCGACGATGAGCAGGTGACCAACAAGCTCTTTGAGGCCAGAGTCTCCATCTACAGCCACAGGAGCTGTGTCCACCTCTACCCGCACCTCTACGCCGGCGTGGTCTGTGCCAGCAGCTTCCATGAGCTCCGGGATTCCAGCCAGGTACgggaatggggcaggagggggctgtggggcaggggagaTGCTGGCACTTGGCTGGGTCCCAATAGAGGTGATTGGATTTGTAGAACCCATGTGGATGCCCGGACACCACGGTCCATGTGGATAGAGCCACAATTCCCTGCTCCAGAGCCACAGCCCCGCTGGCATtccccaggcaggcagggaccAAGGGGAAGCCCATTCCCACAGAGACCAAGAGGAAGCCCATTCCCACAGGGACCAAGGGGAAACTCATTCCCAGAGGGACCAAGGGGAAGCCCATTCCCACAGAGACCAAGGGGAAACCCATTCCCACAGGGACCAAGGGGAAACCCATTCCCAGAGGGACCAAGGAGGAGCCCATTCCCACAGGGAAGAGGCCTCTCAAGCCTGTCTCTCATCTGTCCCCAGGGAGATTCAGGGGGTCCCCTGGTGTGCAATGAGGTGGCACAAGGCATCGTGTCCTTCGGGTACGACACTCCTGCCATGGTCTACACCCACATCTGCAACTACCTGCCCTGGATCAGGAAAAccatgaagcagcagcagcagctccagaggcTGCTCCGGTTCATTCCTGCCCCTGCTCAAGGCTTGAGCCCCTCCTCGGCACCCCACGGGATCAGCACACACCAGGATCCCTCCCTCTGTCCCATGGCTGCCGGTTGTCCCATTCCCTGCCCATCCTGGCAGAACCAGGATCATCCCGGATGGCAcctgaaggaggctgtgctACAACAGACCCCATTTCCATCACCCTGTCCCTGCTTGAGCCTCGCTGCGCTTACACCCCCCCGGTAAAGGCAGAGCTGCATTGCCCACTGTgtctcttctgccttcccccGGGAGCAGGGCGGGTTGGGATGGTGAACACGGGACACTCAGAGCTCTctgccacctccagcagccacaAACCTTCATCTCCAGCACAGCAATGGGATGCTcaggccacgttggacacaggggcttgaagcaacctgctctagtggaaggtgtccctgcccggggcaggaggttggggctggatgagctttaaggtcccttccaacccaaaccagtctgtgattccatgatgtCCTGGGTAGAGACACTGCTACGGTCTCTGAAAGGGTTGATAACAGACCTGGCTTCACAAAAGTCCCTGTCCCGATGCCACTTCCTCCTTGCCTCCCATGACAAGCACAGTGGGAAAACCCAACTCTTTCCCTGGAGGAGACAAAGACGAGCCCGAGCTCGGAGCTCTCTGCTCAGAGCTTGTTCCTGTCCCTCTCAGGAAGGGaagctcagccccagcagcaccccgtGAGCAGGGCTTACAACTGCCCCATCCCACAAAGGATGCTCCGCACCATCCTCAGGCAGCCGCTGCACTAGAGGCTGAGTAACTTGCACCAGCCCCTCCTTCCATGGCCTAAACCCCGAGCCCTGGTCTTATTGTTCAGCCAGTTCCTGGTGGCATCTCATATACAACCAGGAGGTGACGAGGGACAGAGGCACTGGTAGATAACGGAGCTGGTGTGGGGTGATGGTATCCGTGCAAGCTCAAGAGGAgcccagcctggtttgtgctggGGAAACCCAACGGGGGATTTTAAGTGCACAGAAACTGTGTGTAACTCAGGCAACGGGATGCTCGGCCTCATCTCAGCACCATCTGGAGGTGGCCGGTGGTCCAGGAGCTCCCTGCTCTTGCCTGGGATGAAGGGAAAGCTGGGAAGGGTCCGGAGCATTGGGCTCGGGCTGGTGGCTGCTATCAGCGAGGAGATCTGTGAGCAAAGAGCCTGCGAGAGCTTATCTGGGTTCTCACGTCAGAGTTTTCCTCGAAGCCGGGGCTGTTGCAGCCTTCGCACGAGAACAGCTCAACCCGGGGCTTGC includes the following:
- the LOC115618310 gene encoding mast cell protease 1A-like, which codes for MSVIAPVSAKLNLRGSPARCYSQRNASILLMALTSGDQPRLLLPSEVQQLSRCVCVAQQEAGSKEAPCAKQNLALKSGSSSYIVPITGRNGGNWRPKDQPPAKAGHIVGGHEAQPHSHPYMAFLKVGTSFCGGCLVAPGWVMTAAHCMGNITVITTSTSQNRASRAGESTGTTRTPDITPTPTPTLHAAQGKATLTAKATLNSYVKTTRLPKGSSNLPTGTKCGVAGWGLIDDEQVTNKLFEARVSIYSHRSCVHLYPHLYAGVVCASSFHELRDSSQGDSGGPLVCNEVAQGIVSFGYDTPAMVYTHICNYLPWIRKTMKQQQQLQRLLRFIPAPAQGLSPSSAPHGISTHQDPSLCPMAAGCPIPCPSWQNQDHPGWHLKEAVLQQTPFPSPCPCLSLAALTPPR